Proteins co-encoded in one Juglans regia cultivar Chandler chromosome 16, Walnut 2.0, whole genome shotgun sequence genomic window:
- the LOC108999465 gene encoding protein KTI12 homolog: MALVVICGQPCSGKSTAALFLSEALKDTESKLTVRIIDETSLHLDRNQSYANMNAEKNLRGVLRSEVDRSVSKDNIIIVDSLNSIKGYRYELWCLARGSGIRYCVLYCDVEETHCRKWNEERREKGEASYNEVIFEDLVRRFEKPDKRNRWDSPLFELWPYKDGIEKSSAAILDAVSYLTKKVDSKTHDVKVLQPTIATQNARFSEANSLYELDRATQEVTNAIVEAQSQALGGPLNGVSLGDGLPTINISRSVGLPELRRLRRTFIKLTGQTSLSGPPPPSDADSAKRMFVDYLNRELGTA; encoded by the coding sequence ATGGCGTTGGTTGTAATCTGTGGGCAACCGTGCAGTGGGAAGTCCACAGCTGCCCTATTCCTATCTGAAGCTCTCAAAGATACAGAATCAAAGCTGACAGTTAGGATCATTGATGAAACTTCTCTTCATCTTGATCGCAATCAGAGTTATGCCAATATGAATGCTGAGAAGAACTTAAGAGGAGTGCTTAGGTCTGAAGTTGATAGATCAGTctcaaaagataatattataattgtagattCTTTGAATAGCATAAAGGGTTACAGGTATGAGTTGTGGTGTTTGGCTCGTGGTTCAGGAATAAGATACTGTGTGCTATATTGTGATGTGGAAGAAACCCATTGTAGAAAATGGAATGAAGAACGAAGGGAAAAGGGAGAAGCTTCTTACAATGAGGTGATATTTGAAGATTTGGTAAGAAGGTTCGAGAAACCGGATAAGAGAAATCGATGGGATTCCCCTTTGTTTGAGTTATGGCCATATAAAGATGGAATAGAGAAATCTTCTGCTGCCATCTTGGATGCAGTTTCATATTTGACAAAGAAGGTGGACTCAAAAACACATGATGTAAAGGTTTTGCAGCCAACAATTGCAACACAAAATGCACGATTTTCGGAGGCAAATTCTCTATACGAGTTGGATAGAGCAACGCAGGAAGTCACTAATGCTATTGTAGAAGCACAATCCCAGGCACTTGGAGGGCCTCTAAATGGGGTTTCTCTTGGCGATGGATTACCAACCATCAACATTTCAAGATCAGTTGGGTTGCCAGAACTACGTAGGCTGCGACGAACTTTTATTAAACTGACTGGACAGACGAGTTTAAGCGGGCCACCGCCACCTTCTGATGCAGATAGTGCCAAGAGGATGTTTGTGGATTACTTGAACAGGGAACTAGGAACTGCTTGA